The following is a genomic window from Candidatus Eremiobacterota bacterium.
ACGACGGTGCGGTGCGCGTGCGGCGCCTGCGAGGTCAGGTAGAGCGTCAGCCGTCCGGTCGCGCCGTTCATGTCGGCGACGATCCCGCACGGCTCGAGCGGCGCGGGATGGCAGCGCTGGAACGTGACGCGCTCCTTGACGTGCACGTCTGCGGCGGCGAGCGCGGCGTCGGTCTCCGCGCGCTTCCCGACCTCCCAGTGGTAGATGTGGTTGGTCTTGTTCTCGCGGTCGTCGCGCAGGATCGTCTTGTCCTCACGCGCTTGGAACGGGTCGACAACGGGGTCGAGCGGCTCGTACTCGACGTCGACCAGCTCGGCGCCGTCGACCGCCGCTTCGCGCGAGGTCGCGATCACGCCGGCGACTTCTTGATACTGGTAGAGCGCCTTGCCGACGCACAGCACCATCTGCTTGTCGTAGCCGTGGAAGGTCGGGATCCACGCCAACCCGTGCGCGGCAAGGTCTTCGCCGGTGAGCACCGCGACGACGCCGTCGACGGCGAGCGCCGCCGTCTTGTCGATCTTCACGATCTTCGCGTGCGGATACGGGCTGTGCACCAGCGCGAGGTAGAGCATTCCCGGCAAGCTGATGTCGTCGAGATAGCGGCCGCGGCCTTGCAGGAAGCGCGGGTCTTCCTTGCGCTTCATGCGCTGCCCGAGCGCGTGCTTCTCGGATTCGGGTTCGATCGTCGTGCTCATCGCGATCTCCTTACGACGCAACCGGTTCGGGCTCGGGGGCCGGCGCAGGCTGCTGCAACTCGCCGGCGGCCTGCTGCACCGCTTTGACGATGTTTTGGTAGCCGGTGCAGCGGCACAAGTTTCCGGCGAGCGCCTCGCGGATCTGCGCTTCGCTCGGGCTCGGCTGGTGCGCGAGCAGCGCGTACGACGACATCAGCATCCCCGGCGTGCAGAAGCCGCACTGCAAGCCGTGGCAGTCCCAGAACGCCTGCTGGAGCGGGTGCAGCTTGCCGCCTTGCGCGAGCCCTTCGACCGTGGTGATCTGGTGACCGTCGGCTTGCACGGCGAACGCCGTGCACGACTTCACCGCCCGGTCGCCGTCGAAGACGACGACGCAGCAGCCGCAGCTCGAGGTGTCGCAGCCGACGTGCGTTCCGGTCAGGCCGAGCGACTCGCGCAGAAAGTACGCCAGCAGCGTGCGCGGCTCGACCTCGCGCTGGTACTGCTTGCCGTTGACCGTCACCGAGATCTTCATCGCAAACCCTCCACGCCCAAGTGCTCGAGCGCCGCGGTGAGCGCGCGCCCGACCAGCACCCCGGCCATGTCTTTCTTGAACTCGACCGAGCCGCGCGTGTCGGCCGCGGGATCGGCCAGCTTGCGCGCCGCGTCCGCCGCGGCGCGGATCGCTTCTTTCGTCGGCTTCGCGCCGTGCAGAATTTGCTCGGCTTCGGCGACGCGCCGCGCCGTCGGCCCGGCGGCGCCGATCGCGATCCCCGAGCCGGCGATCGTGCCGTCCTCGGCGAGCGTGACGCGCGCGGCCGCCGACGCGGTGGCGAAGTCGCCGACTTTGCGTTCGATCTTCTGATACGAGCCCCACGTGCGCGGTGGGGGAGTCGGAAAGCGGACCTCGAGCGCGATCTCGCCGTCGCCGACGGCGGTCGCGAACGAGTCGACCAGAAAGTCGTCGATCGCGACGGTGCGCGTCCCGCTGGCGCCGCGGACGACGACCTGCGCGCGGCCGGCGAGCGCGGTCACCGCCCAGTCGCCGGCGGGATCGTTGTGGCACAGGCTGCCGACGACCGTCCCGCTTTGCCGCACCACCGGGTCGGCGACGACCGCCGAGGTCTGCGCGAGCATCGGGTACGCCTCGGCGAGGCGCGGCATCCGCTCGAGCGCCGCGTCGCGCGCGAGCGCGCCGACCGCCAGGACGCCGTCGGTCTCGCGCACGTACGCGAGCTCGTCCAGCCGGTTGATGTCGACCAGCACCGCCGGGCGCGCGAGCCGGAAGCGCATCGCCGGGATCAGCGACTGGCCGCCGGCGAGGACCCGCGCGTCGCCGCCGTACCGCGCGAGCAGCGCCAGCGCCTCGTCGAGCGAGCCGGCGCAATGGTAGTCGAACGGGGCAGGGAACATGGTTGTCCTCCGAGCGCCGCGTCAAATACGTTTTTGGGGGACCGGAGGTTACCGCTTCAGGCAGGGAGCTTCCTGTGAGCGGGTAGGCCGGTGCCGCTTCGCTACGCGTGCGCCCCGCAGCAGGTGCCGTTGCGCCGGCCGCGCGCGCGCAGCGCCGGCGGCGCGGCGGCGATCGGTGCCGCGTAGACGCGTTCGCCGCCGGAGAACGTCGCCAGCACGCGGGTCGACATGATCTCTTCCGGCGCGATGCGCATCGGATCGCGGTCGAGGACGACGAAGTCGGCGTACTTGCCGGGCTCCAGCGTTCCGGCGGCGCCGTCGAGGAAGCACGCGCGCGCGGCCCACGACGTCATCGACTTGAACGCTTCGTCGCGCGTCATGCGCTGGCGCGGATACCAGCCGCCGGGCGGCTGATTCGCCTCGTTCTGCCGCGCGATCGCGGCGTGGAACGTGCGCAGCGAGTTGACCGCCTCGACCGGCGCGTCGGTGCCGTTCGCGATCGGCACGCCGGAGTCGAGCAGCGAGCGCCACGCATACGCGCCGAGCACGCGCTGCGGGCCGAGCCGCGCCTGCGCCCACGGCATGTCG
Proteins encoded in this region:
- a CDS encoding molybdopterin-dependent oxidoreductase, with the translated sequence MSTTIEPESEKHALGQRMKRKEDPRFLQGRGRYLDDISLPGMLYLALVHSPYPHAKIVKIDKTAALAVDGVVAVLTGEDLAAHGLAWIPTFHGYDKQMVLCVGKALYQYQEVAGVIATSREAAVDGAELVDVEYEPLDPVVDPFQAREDKTILRDDRENKTNHIYHWEVGKRAETDAALAAADVHVKERVTFQRCHPAPLEPCGIVADMNGATGRLTLYLTSQAPHAHRTVV
- a CDS encoding (2Fe-2S)-binding protein — encoded protein: MKISVTVNGKQYQREVEPRTLLAYFLRESLGLTGTHVGCDTSSCGCCVVVFDGDRAVKSCTAFAVQADGHQITTVEGLAQGGKLHPLQQAFWDCHGLQCGFCTPGMLMSSYALLAHQPSPSEAQIREALAGNLCRCTGYQNIVKAVQQAAGELQQPAPAPEPEPVAS
- a CDS encoding xanthine dehydrogenase family protein subunit M, which translates into the protein MFPAPFDYHCAGSLDEALALLARYGGDARVLAGGQSLIPAMRFRLARPAVLVDINRLDELAYVRETDGVLAVGALARDAALERMPRLAEAYPMLAQTSAVVADPVVRQSGTVVGSLCHNDPAGDWAVTALAGRAQVVVRGASGTRTVAIDDFLVDSFATAVGDGEIALEVRFPTPPPRTWGSYQKIERKVGDFATASAAARVTLAEDGTIAGSGIAIGAAGPTARRVAEAEQILHGAKPTKEAIRAAADAARKLADPAADTRGSVEFKKDMAGVLVGRALTAALEHLGVEGLR